From a single Sulfolobus sp. E5-1-F genomic region:
- a CDS encoding APC family permease has protein sequence MKENKELARGIVSLREVIAQGIGGAAPAMASLVTLTGAAAYAYASLPLAVLIATLGVLLDATRLSITSRYVQSAGGIYAFISAGLGRAIGYLIGWAYVLYALTALVFIYLSIGVFLPGALQVLGVSTPSWLWIPLVIVVALFGGVLSYLGVRPSLKFTLTMSILEIVFIVATSLLIFTKVSPDPSTFTFKYSSPFNVGVGMAFVFLAFAGYETTSVLGEEAKDPKNTISKGVFVAALLVGITYIIASEAFVVGWGVNNMSSFFTELVPGIILGVKYGGVALGIVLTILLINSGLTDSVTFFNTVSRVVYAMARDGVLDKRLYDVHQTNKTPHKAILFSLIFSLAYTIIFSLLIGPENVFLSVGITTTFGFLIALFTANLSLLFILRKNNSLGLWNVLLTAAINVILLFVVFANIVTTSVNAYVLIGVASFIVWMIAGVIYKVLRK, from the coding sequence ATGAAGGAAAACAAGGAGTTAGCTAGGGGAATCGTTTCATTGAGAGAAGTTATAGCTCAAGGTATTGGTGGTGCAGCTCCTGCGATGGCTAGTCTAGTAACATTAACTGGAGCTGCTGCTTATGCTTATGCCTCACTTCCTTTAGCAGTTCTAATTGCAACTTTAGGAGTTCTATTAGATGCGACTAGATTATCCATTACAAGTAGATATGTTCAGAGCGCTGGTGGGATATATGCCTTTATTTCTGCTGGATTAGGAAGAGCTATAGGTTATCTTATAGGATGGGCTTACGTACTATACGCTTTAACTGCATTAGTGTTCATCTACTTGTCAATCGGAGTCTTTCTACCTGGTGCACTACAAGTCTTAGGTGTTTCTACTCCATCGTGGTTGTGGATTCCATTGGTCATAGTAGTAGCCTTATTTGGAGGTGTCTTATCTTATTTGGGAGTAAGACCTTCTTTAAAGTTCACTTTAACGATGAGTATCCTTGAAATAGTTTTTATAGTAGCTACTTCTCTTCTAATATTTACCAAAGTTTCTCCAGATCCAAGTACGTTTACGTTTAAGTATTCCTCTCCATTTAATGTTGGTGTAGGAATGGCGTTTGTATTTCTGGCTTTTGCGGGATATGAGACGACATCAGTTTTGGGAGAAGAGGCTAAGGATCCTAAGAATACAATATCTAAGGGAGTATTTGTTGCAGCGCTACTAGTTGGTATAACATATATAATCGCAAGTGAAGCGTTTGTAGTAGGATGGGGCGTGAATAACATGTCTTCTTTCTTTACGGAACTTGTCCCTGGGATAATCCTAGGAGTAAAATATGGGGGTGTAGCTTTAGGTATAGTATTGACAATTCTTCTCATAAATAGTGGATTAACGGATTCCGTAACTTTCTTTAATACGGTATCTAGAGTAGTATATGCTATGGCAAGGGATGGTGTATTAGATAAGAGACTATATGACGTTCATCAAACTAATAAGACTCCGCATAAGGCTATACTGTTCTCGCTTATATTTTCCTTAGCGTATACTATTATCTTTTCACTGTTAATTGGTCCAGAAAATGTTTTCTTATCGGTAGGAATAACGACTACATTTGGATTCCTAATAGCGCTATTTACTGCTAATCTAAGTTTACTATTTATCTTAAGGAAAAATAATAGTCTAGGCTTATGGAATGTTCTTCTTACCGCAGCAATAAATGTAATATTATTATTTGTGGTATTCGCTAATATTGTAACTACATCAGTTAATGCGTATGTATTAATAGGAGTAGCGTCATTTATAGTATGGATGATAGCAGGCGTCATTTATAAAGTACTAAGAAAATAA
- a CDS encoding long-chain fatty acid--CoA ligase, with protein sequence MDSTIMDYNLNIKSIFWRIEKLYRDREIISRTHEGIVRYTYSDFALRVRKLATFLKTNGISEKTVASIAWNTQRHLELYFAVPLLGGVLHTVNVRFHESEMDYVIRAMEDKAIFMDKDITYRNSTLPTFIFDEKYDEEINSQEPIRDFPDVDEKQGAIACFTSGTTGKPKGVVYSHRSIFIHSLSLLTADVLGISSSDTVMPIVPMFHISAWDLPFASLMTGAKLVLPGPRPKAEDIVKMIKEFKVTVGVGAPTVWIDVVNYVERENLDLPLKVVVTGGAEPPLGLIKKLKELGVKTYHAWGMTETEAIATINKSDNIERMSEQGYPIPAFEIALMDPEGKELPWDGKSIGELVARGAFVTKKYLNDKSDTQIRWFRTGDVAKINLDGSVKVVDRLKDLIKSGGEWISSVDLENAIMSYEKVLEAVVVGVKDEKWGERPIALVVKKPGREVSESEIIEYLKSLNKFPKWWLPDKIIFVDSIPKTSTGKLDKKLVRDQLRSLLEESNK encoded by the coding sequence ATGGATTCAACAATAATGGACTACAATCTCAATATTAAATCCATTTTCTGGAGAATAGAAAAGTTGTATAGGGACAGAGAGATTATATCTAGAACTCATGAAGGAATAGTCCGTTACACATATTCAGATTTTGCATTAAGGGTCAGAAAACTAGCCACCTTCTTGAAGACTAACGGCATATCAGAGAAAACAGTTGCGTCAATAGCATGGAATACTCAGAGACATTTAGAGTTGTACTTCGCAGTTCCTTTACTAGGTGGAGTCTTGCATACGGTTAATGTAAGGTTTCACGAATCTGAAATGGATTATGTAATTAGGGCAATGGAGGACAAAGCTATATTCATGGACAAGGATATAACTTATAGGAATTCCACTTTGCCTACTTTCATCTTTGATGAGAAATATGATGAAGAGATAAATTCGCAAGAACCTATTAGAGATTTTCCTGACGTAGATGAAAAGCAAGGTGCAATAGCTTGTTTTACTTCAGGTACAACTGGGAAGCCAAAGGGAGTTGTATACAGCCATAGGAGCATATTTATTCATTCACTATCATTATTGACAGCTGATGTACTAGGTATTTCCTCTTCTGATACAGTAATGCCCATAGTTCCCATGTTTCACATATCAGCATGGGACTTACCATTTGCATCATTAATGACTGGGGCAAAATTAGTTTTACCTGGTCCTAGGCCTAAGGCAGAGGATATAGTAAAAATGATAAAAGAATTTAAGGTCACGGTGGGAGTTGGAGCTCCCACTGTATGGATTGATGTTGTAAATTATGTAGAAAGGGAGAATCTAGATTTACCATTAAAAGTTGTAGTTACTGGTGGAGCTGAGCCACCGTTAGGATTGATTAAGAAACTGAAGGAGCTTGGAGTTAAAACTTATCACGCTTGGGGAATGACTGAGACTGAGGCAATAGCTACGATAAATAAGAGCGATAATATAGAGAGGATGTCAGAACAAGGCTATCCAATTCCAGCGTTTGAGATCGCATTGATGGATCCAGAAGGAAAGGAGTTACCTTGGGATGGCAAATCTATAGGTGAATTAGTGGCAAGAGGGGCGTTTGTAACCAAAAAATACCTTAATGATAAATCCGATACTCAAATTAGGTGGTTTAGGACTGGTGATGTAGCAAAGATAAACCTTGACGGAAGTGTGAAAGTTGTAGACAGGCTAAAGGATTTAATTAAAAGTGGTGGAGAGTGGATAAGTAGTGTTGATCTGGAGAACGCCATCATGTCATATGAGAAGGTGTTAGAAGCAGTCGTTGTTGGTGTTAAAGATGAGAAATGGGGAGAGAGACCAATTGCTCTAGTCGTGAAGAAACCGGGGAGAGAAGTTAGCGAAAGTGAAATTATAGAGTATTTGAAGTCACTAAATAAGTTTCCAAAATGGTGGTTACCAGATAAGATAATATTCGTGGATTCAATACCTAAAACTAGTACAGGTAAACTTGACAAAAAATTGGTAAGAGATCAGTTGAGATCATTGCTAGAAGAAAGTAACAAATGA
- a CDS encoding heavy-metal-associated domain-containing protein — MAEIDKILKNLSTGELRFWVSGVYCNNCVSRIHRALKTISGVENVEIKPDFKELRALVILKFKGEVSKKDIEEVLSEASDETPYHEYKPIWE; from the coding sequence ATGGCAGAAATAGACAAAATATTGAAAAATCTTAGCACGGGGGAGTTAAGGTTTTGGGTTAGCGGCGTATATTGTAATAATTGCGTTAGCAGAATTCATAGAGCTTTAAAGACCATAAGCGGTGTAGAGAATGTCGAAATTAAACCAGATTTTAAGGAACTTAGGGCTCTTGTAATACTGAAATTTAAGGGAGAAGTAAGTAAAAAGGACATCGAGGAAGTACTCTCAGAAGCTTCAGATGAGACTCCTTATCATGAGTATAAGCCAATTTGGGAGTAG
- a CDS encoding antibiotic biosynthesis monooxygenase family protein, producing the protein MINVGFYYEVKRGFEKDFENKFREVLSYLKANADGFIDAKLYKNVDDPSEYLIYSVWKDLESFKKFISSNAYRSTINYGKSIIESRPIHRILQEVNE; encoded by the coding sequence ATGATTAATGTTGGTTTTTATTATGAAGTGAAAAGGGGTTTCGAGAAGGATTTTGAAAATAAGTTTAGGGAGGTTTTGAGTTATTTAAAAGCTAATGCTGATGGTTTCATTGACGCTAAACTTTACAAGAATGTTGATGATCCTTCAGAGTATTTGATTTATAGTGTTTGGAAGGATTTAGAGTCATTCAAGAAATTCATTTCCAGCAATGCATATAGGAGTACTATAAATTACGGTAAGAGTATTATTGAGAGTAGACCAATACACAGAATACTACAAGAAGTAAACGAATAA
- the soxC gene encoding proton pump complex cytochrome B SoxC, with protein sequence MSSKLSDWFKERLGLDDLPFFRTPDYMYKVDYWLGALVASAFIYTVITGLILLLYYNAQAGYNSTEFVINSVPYGSVVLYSHLYGAYAMIILAYVHMFRNYFAGAYKKPRELLWIIGVIMLVLTLGTAFLGYSLIGDALATSAVDVGEGIISSIPGLSIFIPFLFGNYDAGDYGRVLAWHIIFTALIGLLFIFHFFLAEHYGMMPSRKVKDKIPAVYTKEEWQKFNPWWPRNFVYMMSLVFLTWGFILIIPNALAYLNGLPQQLNPFLNPKPAPPPNSPAAAHITTYPPWFFLFLYKIADFTSDVLAFLFIGVIIPLIYLILVPFLDRTEYLHPLKRKVFIGIGILMITYLIQTTIWGDLTPGVQIPVSQQVLVYLPPAIIVALGLTAIRPRTDNKGNIKGTISPITVLIFVLASSLFVIAGIELLANPTILTVGVFIPLAGVFILTTKKIAPIALKAEQRSENATISEEKVPEWKKKLAEGIVALLFIYAIILAAQIWTIPATGYFSNLFGIDLGLIFLMLGEGISLYHYVIYRK encoded by the coding sequence ATGAGCTCTAAATTATCGGATTGGTTTAAAGAAAGACTTGGATTAGATGACTTACCCTTCTTTAGAACTCCAGATTACATGTACAAAGTAGACTATTGGTTAGGTGCGTTAGTGGCTTCTGCGTTCATTTACACCGTAATAACCGGACTTATCCTTTTGCTATATTATAATGCCCAAGCTGGATACAATTCGACGGAGTTCGTGATAAATAGTGTGCCATATGGTTCAGTTGTGCTTTACAGTCACTTATATGGAGCGTATGCTATGATAATTTTAGCCTATGTTCACATGTTCAGGAATTACTTTGCTGGGGCATATAAGAAACCTAGAGAATTATTGTGGATAATTGGTGTAATAATGTTAGTCCTAACTTTAGGTACTGCATTCTTGGGTTATAGTTTGATAGGGGATGCGTTGGCAACTAGTGCTGTAGATGTTGGGGAGGGTATAATAAGTAGTATACCAGGCCTTTCCATCTTCATTCCATTTCTATTTGGAAATTATGATGCTGGAGATTACGGTAGAGTACTAGCATGGCATATTATATTTACCGCATTGATAGGCTTACTATTCATTTTCCACTTCTTTTTAGCTGAACATTACGGAATGATGCCTTCAAGGAAAGTTAAGGATAAAATACCAGCGGTATACACTAAAGAAGAATGGCAGAAATTCAATCCGTGGTGGCCTAGAAATTTCGTTTATATGATGTCTTTAGTATTCTTAACTTGGGGATTTATTCTCATAATACCAAATGCCCTAGCATACCTTAATGGACTCCCACAACAACTAAATCCATTTTTAAATCCGAAACCGGCCCCTCCACCAAACAGCCCTGCTGCAGCTCATATAACAACTTATCCACCATGGTTCTTCTTGTTCTTGTATAAAATAGCCGACTTCACTAGTGACGTATTAGCATTCTTATTTATTGGCGTAATTATTCCATTAATATACCTTATCTTAGTGCCTTTCCTCGATAGGACAGAATACCTCCACCCGTTAAAGAGGAAAGTGTTTATAGGGATAGGCATTCTAATGATAACGTACTTAATACAAACAACCATATGGGGTGACCTAACTCCTGGCGTACAAATTCCAGTTAGTCAGCAAGTTTTAGTATATTTACCACCAGCCATAATAGTAGCTTTAGGACTTACTGCGATCAGACCAAGAACAGATAACAAAGGAAATATAAAAGGGACAATAAGTCCTATAACAGTATTGATATTTGTCCTAGCTTCATCTCTGTTTGTAATAGCTGGGATCGAATTACTGGCTAATCCTACAATTTTAACGGTTGGAGTATTTATCCCTCTTGCTGGAGTATTTATACTAACTACCAAAAAGATTGCACCTATAGCATTAAAGGCGGAACAAAGAAGCGAGAATGCTACAATAAGTGAAGAAAAAGTGCCAGAGTGGAAGAAGAAACTAGCTGAAGGCATAGTAGCTCTACTCTTCATTTACGCTATAATATTGGCAGCACAAATATGGACGATACCAGCTACTGGATATTTCTCTAATTTATTTGGTATAGATTTAGGGCTGATCTTTCTAATGCTAGGTGAGGGTATCTCCCTATATCATTATGTGATATATAGAAAATAA